A genomic region of Candidatus Pseudomonas phytovorans contains the following coding sequences:
- a CDS encoding cytochrome D1 domain-containing protein has translation MNKKTRPAYLGVLLGVALIGLGVAYEKLWCDPRELLQEPADPQALHRLSRDGVTVEFEARPLAGGELKEGAFANIRFKVSDQTSGQPLSGMAPGAWIDPAQSAPLGERAQSCKARVALFLKSSIGARPLLDLNSYFLLMLNNDASLTVIDPTVSVGGVTSTMARIDLPGRPMDWVATSDDKQVFVSIPERGKVAVIDTETFSRVADLDAGDQPLRVALQPDQHRLWVGNNSSDPAKGGVTVIDVPGRTTLKSFNTGTGHHEIAFSADSRFAYVSNRDSGTLSVIDIPEMRLAKTIKVGPHPLSVSYSALSQAVYVVDGEEGSVRVFDARSHELRHTVKAEQGLGPMRFSSDGRYGVVLNTLENQALVIDASTDKLIHHVPVAAEPYQLTFTKGYAYVRGLASPKVTMINLSSLGEGRTPIVQAFEAGPAAPRQAGDLPLAQGLSVSRDDNSVFVVNPVDNTTYFYAEGMNAPMSGYNNRGHQARAAIVVDRSLREVAPGVYGSTVKLPAAGKFDVAFLLNQPQIIHCFSAEVAEAPNASKHKAAHAEFIGLDQPMPQHSAITARVRIVGDDGQPRLGLNDLSLRYFLAPSSMPRNLQLQEVGEGVYQAALTLPEAGAWYLHVQSPSLGRKFAEENYTSLRVLPAAATNASQADMRSVR, from the coding sequence ATGAACAAAAAGACTCGCCCTGCTTACTTGGGGGTATTGCTGGGAGTGGCGCTGATCGGCCTGGGCGTGGCGTATGAAAAGCTCTGGTGCGATCCCCGCGAGCTGTTGCAGGAGCCTGCCGACCCGCAGGCCCTGCACCGGCTCAGCCGGGACGGCGTGACCGTGGAGTTCGAGGCCCGGCCGCTGGCCGGGGGCGAGCTGAAGGAAGGCGCCTTCGCCAACATCCGCTTCAAGGTCAGCGACCAGACCAGTGGCCAGCCGCTGTCGGGCATGGCCCCGGGGGCGTGGATCGACCCGGCGCAGTCAGCCCCGCTGGGCGAGCGCGCGCAAAGCTGCAAGGCGCGGGTCGCGCTGTTTCTCAAAAGCAGCATCGGTGCCCGACCGCTGCTCGACCTGAACAGCTACTTCCTGTTGATGCTCAACAACGACGCCAGCCTGACGGTGATCGACCCGACCGTCTCGGTGGGTGGCGTGACCAGCACCATGGCTCGCATCGACCTGCCTGGGCGGCCTATGGACTGGGTGGCCACCAGCGATGACAAGCAGGTGTTCGTGTCTATCCCGGAGCGCGGCAAGGTGGCGGTAATCGATACCGAAACCTTCTCTCGCGTGGCCGATCTGGACGCCGGCGACCAGCCGCTGCGCGTGGCCCTGCAACCCGACCAGCATCGGCTGTGGGTGGGCAACAACAGCAGCGACCCGGCCAAGGGTGGGGTAACGGTAATTGACGTGCCAGGGCGTACTACCCTGAAAAGCTTCAACACCGGCACCGGTCACCACGAAATCGCCTTTAGCGCCGACTCGCGTTTTGCCTACGTCAGCAACCGCGACAGCGGCACCCTCAGCGTGATTGATATCCCGGAAATGCGCCTGGCCAAAACCATCAAGGTTGGCCCCCACCCGCTGTCGGTCAGCTACTCGGCGCTGTCCCAGGCCGTTTACGTGGTGGATGGCGAGGAGGGCAGTGTGAGGGTGTTCGATGCCCGCAGCCATGAACTGCGCCACACGGTCAAAGCCGAGCAGGGGCTGGGGCCGATGCGCTTCAGCAGTGATGGCCGCTACGGCGTGGTGCTCAACACCCTTGAGAACCAGGCCCTGGTGATCGATGCCAGTACCGACAAGCTGATCCACCACGTTCCGGTGGCGGCCGAACCCTACCAACTGACCTTTACCAAGGGCTATGCCTATGTGCGCGGCCTGGCTTCGCCGAAAGTGACCATGATCAACCTGTCCAGCCTGGGCGAAGGGCGCACGCCGATCGTCCAGGCTTTCGAGGCCGGCCCGGCAGCGCCACGCCAGGCCGGTGACCTGCCATTGGCACAGGGGTTGTCGGTGTCGCGCGATGACAATTCGGTTTTCGTGGTCAACCCGGTGGACAACACCACCTACTTCTATGCCGAGGGCATGAATGCGCCGATGTCCGGCTACAACAACCGTGGCCACCAGGCCCGCGCCGCCATCGTCGTCGACCGCAGCCTGCGCGAAGTGGCGCCCGGGGTGTACGGCTCGACGGTGAAGCTGCCCGCCGCCGGCAAGTTTGATGTGGCCTTCCTGCTCAACCAGCCGCAGATCATCCACTGCTTCAGCGCCGAAGTGGCCGAAGCGCCCAATGCCAGCAAGCACAAGGCCGCCCATGCCGAGTTCATCGGCCTGGACCAACCTATGCCGCAGCACAGCGCCATTACCGCACGCGTGCGTATCGTCGGCGACGACGGCCAGCCCCGGCTGGGCCTGAACGACCTGAGCCTGCGCTACTTCCTGGCGCCGTCGTCGATGCCGCGCAACCTGCAGTTGCAGGAGGTGGGTGAGGGCGTCTATCAGGCGGCGCTGACACTGCCCGAGGCCGGCGCCTGGTACCTGCATGTGCAGTCGCCATCGCTGGGCCGCAAGTTTGCCGAAGAGAACTACACCAGCCTGCGCGTCCTGCCGGCCGCCGCCACCAATGCTTCCCAGGCTGACATGAGGAGTGTGCGATGA
- a CDS encoding SCO family protein, whose protein sequence is MNAKHSLQLLALSLALASNLAMAHAGHDHKGHAEQPPAAHQEKTSVRFADVSLLNQDGMPVRLENDLVGDHLVVMGFIYTSCTTVCPVVSSIMGKVQQQLGGRVGEEIHMVSISVDPQRDDAKRLQDYAKAFQKGPGWSWLTGTPYAITETLKGLGSFSADLSQHPPLILVGDGRSGHWTRYYGFTDPTVLIEEINRLSARRVHAKSTAIADHHEVQP, encoded by the coding sequence ATGAATGCCAAGCATTCTTTACAACTGCTGGCCCTGAGCCTGGCACTCGCCAGCAACCTGGCCATGGCCCACGCCGGCCACGATCACAAAGGCCACGCCGAGCAGCCGCCAGCGGCGCACCAGGAGAAGACCAGTGTGCGTTTTGCCGACGTTTCCCTGCTGAACCAGGACGGCATGCCGGTACGCCTGGAGAACGACCTGGTCGGTGACCACCTGGTGGTCATGGGATTCATCTATACCAGCTGCACCACGGTGTGCCCGGTGGTGTCGTCGATCATGGGCAAGGTCCAGCAGCAGCTGGGTGGCCGGGTAGGCGAAGAGATTCATATGGTGTCGATCAGCGTCGACCCGCAGCGTGACGATGCCAAGCGCCTGCAAGACTACGCCAAGGCCTTCCAGAAGGGGCCGGGCTGGAGCTGGCTGACCGGTACCCCCTATGCAATTACTGAAACCCTCAAGGGCCTGGGCAGCTTCAGCGCCGACCTCAGCCAGCACCCGCCGCTGATTCTGGTGGGTGACGGGCGCAGCGGGCACTGGACGCGGTATTACGGCTTCACCGACCCAACGGTACTGATCGAAGAAATCAACCGTCTCAGCGCCCGCCGGGTGCACGCCAAAAGCACGGCCATTGCCGACCACCATGAGGTGCAACCATGA
- a CDS encoding SCO family protein gives MSSVTSRRGGMRGFDWLVLGGCLWILASVAFAHEGHVEQAPQPQPAPQAMTSGSGTRDAQSWFTDTVLKDQNGRELRFYSDVLKDKVVMLNVIFTHCTDACPLITRKLREVREAMGPQLASQVTFVSISSDPLNDTPEVLKAFAGKQGVDGPNWLFLTGDKANVDLVLGRIGQFLPSPEQHSTQLIAGDVAGKRWSKIRPDAPAVAIAQRMQLLTQPLAGR, from the coding sequence ATGAGCTCTGTAACCTCCCGCCGCGGCGGCATGCGCGGTTTCGACTGGCTGGTGCTGGGCGGCTGCCTGTGGATTCTTGCCTCGGTGGCGTTCGCCCACGAAGGCCATGTGGAGCAGGCGCCCCAGCCACAGCCCGCCCCCCAGGCGATGACCAGTGGCAGCGGTACACGCGATGCCCAGAGCTGGTTCACCGATACCGTACTGAAAGACCAGAACGGCCGCGAGCTGCGGTTTTACAGTGATGTGCTGAAGGACAAGGTGGTGATGCTTAACGTTATCTTTACCCACTGCACCGACGCCTGCCCGCTGATCACCCGCAAGCTGCGTGAAGTGCGCGAGGCCATGGGGCCGCAACTGGCCAGCCAGGTCACCTTCGTGTCGATCAGCAGCGACCCGCTCAACGACACCCCCGAGGTGCTCAAGGCGTTTGCCGGCAAGCAGGGGGTGGATGGGCCGAACTGGCTGTTCCTGACCGGTGACAAGGCCAATGTCGACCTGGTACTCGGCCGCATAGGCCAGTTCCTGCCCAGCCCCGAGCAGCACTCCACGCAGCTGATTGCTGGCGATGTGGCGGGCAAACGCTGGAGCAAGATCCGCCCGGATGCGCCAGCCGTGGCCATCGCCCAGCGCATGCAACTGCTGACCCAGCCTTTGGCAGGCCGGTGA
- a CDS encoding ABC transporter substrate-binding protein, whose amino-acid sequence MRSLAIALGIAMCSGAFALDLTEHEEAGKRLYREGVSSSDAQLQARVGPSDMTVPASVLPCASCHGNDGRGRAEGGVRPPNLDWQRLAQGLGAREANGRSYPAYTDRSLARAIQHGVDPAGNRLDPAMPRFELTMADQRNLTAYLKRLADERDPGIEEGVLRLGTLLPASGPLAEAGQVVRAVLEDGVAQLNQQGGIHGRRVELVVLDPGFDPASAEQALQQLLEQERVFALISPLAPMLDPRLATLLAPQNVPLIGSTPRSGGSAQIFDPLPGLPTQLLSLAGHARAGLGLAPGDLRVVYAGNEQAAAAEQVRERLLQQGWAPPAIEAFDGQAVDGQGIVFLGRAQAFAELATALQAAGRQPYLFAASSQVAGAVARLPEQWSQRVFLAYPYVPEDWTQQGLATLAGLQQRQGLDPRQASLQVNTLCALRLLSEALKQIGRDASREQLIGALEGLHDVATGLTPALGFGPGRRQGMAGAHVVAVALPGPRFTAVTPYRPVPDSP is encoded by the coding sequence ATGCGCTCTTTGGCTATCGCGTTAGGCATTGCCATGTGCAGCGGCGCGTTCGCCCTTGACCTCACCGAACATGAGGAGGCTGGCAAACGCCTCTATCGCGAGGGCGTATCGAGCAGCGATGCACAACTGCAGGCCCGGGTCGGCCCCAGCGACATGACCGTCCCCGCCAGCGTGCTGCCCTGCGCCAGTTGCCACGGCAACGACGGCCGTGGCCGCGCCGAAGGCGGCGTACGCCCGCCCAATCTTGACTGGCAACGGCTGGCACAAGGCCTTGGCGCACGCGAAGCCAACGGCCGCAGCTACCCGGCCTATACCGATCGCAGCCTGGCCCGGGCCATCCAGCATGGCGTAGACCCGGCTGGCAATCGCCTGGACCCGGCTATGCCGCGCTTCGAGCTGACCATGGCCGACCAGCGCAACCTCACTGCCTACCTCAAACGCCTGGCAGATGAGCGCGACCCCGGTATTGAGGAGGGCGTACTGCGCCTGGGCACCTTGCTGCCTGCTTCCGGCCCGCTGGCCGAAGCCGGCCAGGTGGTGCGTGCGGTGCTGGAGGACGGGGTGGCGCAACTCAACCAGCAAGGCGGCATTCACGGGCGGCGGGTGGAGCTGGTTGTGCTGGATCCAGGTTTCGACCCGGCCAGCGCCGAGCAAGCCTTGCAGCAGTTGCTGGAGCAGGAGCGCGTGTTCGCCCTGATCTCGCCCCTGGCGCCGATGCTCGACCCACGCCTGGCCACCTTGCTGGCACCGCAGAATGTGCCGCTGATCGGCAGTACGCCGCGCAGCGGCGGCAGCGCGCAGATATTCGACCCACTGCCCGGTTTGCCTACGCAATTGCTGAGCCTGGCTGGCCACGCCCGTGCCGGGTTGGGCCTGGCACCGGGCGACTTGCGCGTGGTGTACGCCGGCAACGAGCAGGCAGCGGCGGCCGAGCAGGTACGCGAGCGCCTGCTACAGCAAGGCTGGGCGCCTCCCGCCATTGAGGCCTTCGACGGCCAGGCCGTGGACGGGCAGGGCATCGTCTTCCTCGGCCGTGCCCAGGCCTTTGCCGAGCTGGCGACGGCGTTGCAGGCGGCGGGCCGTCAGCCGTACCTGTTCGCGGCTTCCAGCCAGGTGGCCGGCGCCGTGGCGCGCCTGCCCGAGCAATGGTCGCAACGGGTGTTCCTGGCTTACCCCTATGTACCCGAAGACTGGACCCAACAAGGGCTGGCCACCCTCGCCGGGCTGCAGCAGCGCCAGGGCCTGGACCCACGCCAGGCGTCGTTGCAGGTCAATACCCTGTGCGCCTTGCGCCTGCTGAGCGAGGCGCTCAAGCAGATTGGCCGTGACGCCAGCCGCGAGCAACTGATTGGCGCCCTGGAAGGCCTGCACGATGTGGCTACCGGCCTGACCCCGGCACTGGGCTTCGGCCCCGGTCGCCGCCAAGGAATGGCCGGCGCCCATGTGGTGGCAGTGGCCCTGCCCGGGCCGCGCTTCACCGCCGTCACCCCTTACCGGCCAGTGCCGGACAGCCCTTGA
- a CDS encoding SurA N-terminal domain-containing protein, with amino-acid sequence MRIVLLCLLLVMAKASLADVPAARVNGVEIGLMRLERYFSEYLGAQGRAVTSIRNPGLYKRLRSRALDELIDKELLWQEARRQGIAISDEQVSTHVGEVETAFGSPAIFERRLAEAGFDRAQYTEYTRQDMAAQQVYARLSAVDAPSQADVQAFYDANRERLQGAQNQSDNPSVIHAQGLDLARASLIGERQAQARQSVRQRLRESATVEIAD; translated from the coding sequence ATGCGTATTGTATTGCTGTGCCTGTTGCTGGTAATGGCCAAGGCGAGCTTGGCCGATGTACCTGCTGCACGGGTCAATGGGGTGGAGATCGGGTTGATGCGCCTGGAGCGCTACTTCAGCGAATACCTGGGCGCCCAGGGCCGCGCGGTGACCAGCATTCGCAATCCGGGCCTGTACAAACGCCTGCGCAGTCGGGCCCTGGACGAACTGATCGACAAGGAACTCCTGTGGCAGGAGGCGCGGCGCCAAGGCATCGCCATCAGCGACGAACAGGTGTCGACGCATGTCGGCGAGGTAGAAACCGCTTTTGGCAGCCCGGCAATTTTCGAGCGGCGTCTGGCGGAGGCGGGCTTTGATAGGGCACAGTACACTGAGTACACCCGGCAAGACATGGCGGCCCAGCAGGTGTACGCCCGGCTTAGCGCAGTCGACGCGCCGAGCCAGGCCGACGTGCAGGCATTCTATGATGCCAACCGCGAAAGACTGCAAGGAGCGCAGAACCAAAGTGATAACCCTTCGGTCATACACGCACAGGGCCTGGATTTGGCCAGGGCCTCGCTCATCGGTGAGCGGCAGGCGCAGGCGCGCCAGTCCGTGCGCCAACGTTTGCGTGAATCCGCTACAGTGGAGATCGCTGACTGA
- a CDS encoding response regulator produces MVNRVLVVDDEQTLAQNLQAYLQAQGLEVHVAHDGASGIEQAERLAPQVIVLDYRLPDMEGFQVLEAVRKNRQCHFMLITAHPTVEVRERAAELGVSHVLFKPFPLVELARAIFDLMGIERRRRATDNPAEGFVERRQNRNQSFPLQLYDGSWVLADRRRNGAKPPGPDDDQLLTGE; encoded by the coding sequence TTGGTGAACAGAGTATTGGTAGTCGATGACGAACAGACCCTTGCGCAGAACCTGCAAGCTTACCTGCAGGCGCAAGGCCTGGAAGTTCATGTTGCCCACGACGGTGCCAGTGGTATCGAGCAGGCTGAACGCCTGGCACCACAAGTCATCGTGCTGGATTACCGCTTGCCCGACATGGAAGGTTTTCAGGTTCTGGAGGCTGTACGCAAGAACAGGCAGTGCCACTTCATGCTGATCACCGCCCACCCCACCGTCGAGGTGCGTGAGCGGGCCGCCGAGCTGGGTGTGAGCCATGTCCTGTTCAAGCCGTTCCCACTGGTGGAACTGGCCCGTGCAATCTTCGACCTGATGGGCATCGAGCGCCGGCGCAGGGCCACGGACAACCCGGCTGAAGGGTTCGTCGAACGACGCCAGAACAGGAACCAATCGTTCCCCCTGCAGTTGTACGATGGAAGCTGGGTGTTGGCTGACCGCCGCCGTAATGGCGCCAAGCCCCCAGGGCCCGACGACGATCAACTGCTTACAGGGGAATAG
- a CDS encoding GspE/PulE family protein — protein MPAKNPAPFSAYPRDLLAQARLQASDERLLNCLERLACDTPDTFTHRLGLTLHYPVLDSHTLLASTPRFDKVSLAQCLKREFVLIEQGGQLLGVFADPFDHARLAWIDDVLQGAPLYLAHAAELGTFLARHEESFHAVDALDHDTEASSEGDPLQRLSLASISEDQSRVVKLVNSTLYDALKLHASDIHLGMTGQGLTIKYRIDGVLNGAGKASGSAFADQVISRIKVMAELDIGEKRVPQDGRFKVAVGDRQIDFRVSIMPSIFGEDAVLRVLDKQDLSDRVSGVQLQALGFADETLRALRRLAAEPYGMILVTGPTGSGKTTTLYAMISEINHGVDKIITIEDPVEYQLPGVLQIPVNEKKGLTFARGLRSILRHDPDKILVGEIRDPDTAQIAVQSALTGHLVFTTIHANNVFDVIGRFSQMQVDPYSFVSALNAVLAQRLIRLACPHCSSPCEVDDDTLYGSGLTREGVAGWKFVRVQGCGQCRGSGFRGRSAIAELLHLDDDLRQMIVERRPLSQIKTLACQRGLRLLRASALDLVRDGRTTLEEINRVTFI, from the coding sequence ATGCCCGCGAAGAATCCGGCACCGTTCTCAGCCTACCCCCGCGATCTCCTTGCCCAGGCCCGCCTGCAAGCCAGCGACGAGCGCCTGCTCAACTGCCTCGAACGCCTGGCCTGCGACACCCCCGACACCTTCACCCATCGTCTGGGCCTGACCCTGCATTACCCGGTACTGGACAGCCACACCCTGCTGGCCAGCACTCCCCGCTTCGACAAGGTCAGCCTGGCCCAGTGCCTGAAGCGCGAATTCGTGCTGATCGAGCAGGGCGGCCAACTGCTGGGCGTGTTCGCCGACCCCTTCGACCACGCCCGCCTGGCCTGGATCGACGATGTGCTGCAAGGCGCACCGTTGTACCTGGCCCACGCCGCCGAGCTGGGCACCTTCCTGGCCCGCCACGAAGAAAGCTTCCACGCCGTCGACGCCCTTGACCACGATACCGAGGCCAGCAGCGAAGGCGACCCGCTGCAACGCCTGTCGCTGGCCAGCATCAGCGAAGACCAGAGCCGCGTGGTCAAGCTGGTCAACTCCACCCTGTACGACGCCCTTAAACTGCACGCCAGCGACATCCACCTGGGCATGACCGGCCAGGGCCTGACCATCAAGTACCGCATCGACGGTGTACTCAACGGCGCCGGCAAGGCCAGCGGCAGTGCCTTTGCCGACCAGGTGATCTCGCGCATCAAGGTCATGGCCGAGCTGGACATCGGCGAAAAGCGCGTACCTCAGGATGGCCGCTTCAAGGTTGCCGTGGGCGACCGCCAGATCGACTTCCGTGTATCGATCATGCCCAGCATCTTTGGCGAAGACGCCGTGCTGCGGGTGCTCGACAAGCAGGACTTGTCCGACCGGGTCAGCGGCGTGCAGTTGCAAGCGCTGGGCTTTGCCGACGAGACCCTGCGCGCGCTGCGCCGGCTGGCCGCCGAACCCTACGGCATGATCCTGGTCACCGGCCCCACCGGCAGCGGCAAGACCACCACCCTGTACGCCATGATCAGCGAGATCAACCATGGCGTGGACAAGATCATCACCATCGAAGACCCGGTCGAGTACCAGTTGCCCGGTGTGTTGCAGATCCCGGTGAACGAGAAGAAAGGCCTGACCTTTGCCCGCGGCCTGCGCTCGATCCTGCGCCACGACCCGGACAAGATCCTGGTCGGTGAAATCCGCGACCCGGACACGGCGCAAATTGCCGTGCAGTCGGCGCTTACCGGTCACCTGGTGTTCACCACCATCCACGCCAACAACGTGTTCGACGTAATCGGCCGCTTCAGCCAGATGCAGGTCGACCCCTACAGCTTCGTTTCCGCACTGAACGCAGTGCTGGCCCAGCGCCTGATCCGCCTGGCGTGCCCGCATTGCTCCAGCCCCTGCGAAGTGGATGACGACACCCTGTATGGCTCGGGCCTGACCCGTGAAGGCGTGGCCGGCTGGAAGTTCGTTCGCGTGCAGGGCTGCGGCCAGTGCCGTGGCAGTGGCTTTCGTGGCCGCAGCGCGATCGCTGAACTGCTGCACCTGGACGACGACTTGCGGCAGATGATCGTCGAGCGCCGCCCCCTGTCGCAAATCAAGACGCTCGCCTGCCAGCGCGGCCTGCGCTTGCTGCGGGCTTCGGCCCTGGACTTGGTCCGTGATGGCCGCACCACCCTCGAGGAGATCAACCGTGTCACATTCATCTGA
- a CDS encoding pilus assembly protein: MRRLELEFQPRRSGPLAWSLLALGSAMVAGLVLLQQTLQTEQVDLEASVHSLELQLGRRPATAAPLSSTASREQAERLAQMRSVSQQLQRPWQQLFAMLEALPQDDVALLGLTPDARKGQVRISAEARSLEAMLQYHQRLEASDELSDVSLLNHEVLAAQAEHPVRFTLTATWETGHARP; this comes from the coding sequence ATGCGCCGCCTCGAACTGGAATTCCAACCCCGGCGCAGCGGCCCGTTGGCCTGGTCGCTGCTGGCCCTGGGCAGCGCCATGGTCGCCGGCCTGGTACTGCTGCAACAAACCCTGCAGACCGAGCAGGTAGACCTTGAAGCCAGCGTGCACAGCCTGGAGCTGCAACTGGGCCGCCGCCCGGCCACCGCCGCGCCACTAAGCAGTACCGCCAGCCGCGAACAGGCAGAGCGCCTGGCGCAGATGCGCAGCGTTTCCCAGCAACTGCAACGCCCTTGGCAGCAGCTGTTCGCCATGCTCGAAGCCCTGCCACAGGACGATGTCGCGCTGCTTGGCCTGACCCCGGACGCGCGCAAGGGCCAGGTGCGCATCAGCGCTGAAGCACGCAGCCTGGAAGCGATGCTGCAGTACCACCAGCGCCTGGAAGCCAGCGATGAGCTCAGCGATGTATCGCTGCTCAACCACGAGGTGTTGGCCGCGCAGGCTGAGCACCCGGTGCGCTTCACCCTCACCGCTACCTGGGAGACCGGCCATGCGCGCCCTTGA
- the pilO gene encoding type 4a pilus biogenesis protein PilO, whose translation MRALESLNSLILQERLRRVGPVGLAAVAVALLAVAVGAVGVLPQWQNVRELRATEADASVQVGRVKRGELKIAVKPEQEALDSLRQQLPGQPQASELIERLYHLASAEHISLARGEYALGIDPKTQLARYQIVLPVRGSYPQIRGFLKGLLKQLPTLVLEDLELQRKRIGDSELNARLRMTLYLSRS comes from the coding sequence ATGCGCGCCCTTGAATCGCTGAACAGCCTGATCCTTCAGGAGCGCCTGCGCCGCGTCGGCCCGGTTGGCCTGGCCGCAGTCGCCGTGGCGTTGCTCGCGGTGGCTGTGGGTGCCGTCGGTGTGCTGCCGCAGTGGCAGAACGTGCGTGAGCTGCGGGCCACCGAAGCAGATGCCAGTGTGCAGGTAGGGCGGGTCAAACGTGGCGAGCTGAAGATTGCAGTAAAGCCCGAGCAAGAGGCCCTCGACAGCCTGCGCCAACAACTGCCGGGGCAGCCCCAGGCCAGCGAGCTGATCGAGCGCCTGTACCACCTGGCCAGCGCCGAGCACATCAGCCTGGCGCGCGGTGAGTACGCCCTGGGCATCGATCCCAAGACTCAGCTGGCGCGCTACCAGATCGTGCTGCCGGTGCGCGGCAGCTACCCGCAGATTCGTGGTTTCCTCAAAGGCCTCCTCAAGCAGCTGCCGACCCTGGTGCTGGAAGACCTCGAACTGCAACGCAAACGCATCGGCGACAGCGAGCTGAACGCCCGCCTGCGCATGACCCTTTACCTGTCGAGGTCATGA
- a CDS encoding secretin N-terminal domain-containing protein — MKSSKLCKPAPFLLVALCVAIAGCGSSAVRKDSDQLMKEGQYEAGIARLEEALRDDPRDTELNIALAHSRQAAVEALVTQADSDRIRHDFANARMGYGRVLTLEPNNRRAQEGIRQLELIRTLDERVALGQASLRQGDLFGAERYMREVLRLDPQNQKGIALRTDIENVQARTAQPFPQLRSKLERPVTLEFRDANLKTIFEVLSQVAGINFIFDKDMRPDMKATIFVREVRIEDAIALLLEQNQLRQKIVNDNTLMVYPDSPQKAKDYQELVMRTFYLTSIDANTALNMVKTMLKTRDVFVDERLNTLTMRDTPDAVRMAEKLLQSQDQSNPEVVLEVEVMEVATSRILDLGLQWPNTFGVLTSDGKPVSVLDQLRGIDSSRISIGPAPQAKINAQDKDINTLASPVIRVSNREQARIHIGQRVPIISATSVPSTQGPVITESVTYLDVGLKLEVQPTVHLNNEVAIKIALEVSNATPLEATRQGTIPVQVDTRNAQTSLRLHDGETQVLAGLVRNDHNASGNKIPGLGDIPGLGRLFGSNKDDMSKSELVLAITPRIVRNLPYQSPSDMEFSTGTESAMQVRQMAPLPPMDVPGNAPTTDAPVVQSQMAATPVIVSPRP, encoded by the coding sequence ATGAAGTCGTCAAAGCTGTGCAAGCCTGCTCCGTTCCTGCTTGTGGCGTTGTGCGTGGCCATCGCCGGCTGCGGCTCCAGTGCAGTGCGCAAAGACAGCGACCAGTTGATGAAAGAGGGCCAGTACGAGGCCGGCATCGCCCGCCTGGAAGAGGCCCTGCGCGATGACCCGCGCGACACCGAGCTGAACATCGCCCTGGCCCACAGCCGCCAGGCGGCGGTCGAGGCGCTGGTGACCCAGGCCGACAGCGACCGCATCCGCCACGACTTCGCGAACGCCCGCATGGGCTATGGTCGGGTGCTGACCCTGGAACCAAACAACCGCCGCGCCCAGGAAGGCATCCGCCAGTTGGAGCTGATCCGTACCCTCGACGAACGCGTGGCCTTGGGCCAGGCGTCGCTGCGCCAGGGTGACCTGTTCGGTGCCGAGCGCTACATGCGCGAAGTGCTGCGGCTGGACCCGCAAAACCAGAAGGGCATCGCCCTGCGCACTGACATCGAGAATGTCCAGGCGCGTACCGCACAGCCATTCCCGCAGCTGCGCAGCAAGCTGGAGCGGCCGGTAACCCTGGAGTTTCGCGATGCCAACCTGAAGACCATCTTCGAAGTGCTGTCTCAGGTCGCCGGCATCAATTTCATCTTCGACAAAGACATGCGCCCCGACATGAAGGCCACCATCTTCGTGCGTGAAGTGCGCATCGAGGACGCGATAGCACTGTTGCTGGAGCAGAACCAGCTGCGCCAGAAGATCGTCAACGACAACACCCTGATGGTGTACCCCGACTCGCCGCAAAAGGCCAAGGACTACCAGGAACTGGTCATGCGCACCTTCTACCTGACCAGCATCGACGCCAACACCGCACTGAACATGGTCAAGACCATGCTCAAGACCCGCGATGTGTTCGTCGACGAGCGCCTCAACACCTTGACCATGCGTGATACCCCCGACGCCGTGCGCATGGCCGAAAAGCTCCTGCAGTCGCAGGACCAGTCCAACCCCGAGGTGGTGCTGGAGGTAGAGGTGATGGAGGTTGCCACCTCGCGCATCCTCGACCTTGGCCTGCAATGGCCCAACACCTTTGGGGTGCTGACTTCCGACGGCAAGCCGGTGAGCGTGCTTGACCAGCTGCGCGGGATCGATTCAAGCCGCATCAGCATCGGGCCGGCACCACAGGCCAAGATCAACGCCCAGGACAAGGACATCAACACCCTGGCGAGCCCGGTGATTCGTGTCAGCAACCGCGAACAGGCACGCATCCACATTGGCCAACGGGTACCGATCATCAGCGCCACTTCGGTGCCGTCCACCCAGGGCCCGGTGATCACCGAAAGCGTCACCTACCTGGACGTCGGTCTGAAGCTTGAAGTGCAGCCCACCGTGCACCTGAACAATGAAGTGGCGATCAAGATCGCGCTTGAAGTGAGTAACGCCACCCCGCTGGAGGCCACCCGCCAGGGCACCATCCCGGTTCAGGTCGACACCCGCAACGCCCAGACCAGCCTGCGTCTGCACGATGGCGAAACCCAGGTGCTGGCCGGCCTGGTGCGCAACGACCACAACGCCAGCGGCAACAAGATCCCGGGCCTTGGCGACATCCCCGGCCTGGGCCGGTTGTTCGGCAGCAACAAGGATGACATGAGCAAGTCTGAACTGGTGCTGGCAATCACCCCGCGCATCGTGCGCAACCTACCGTACCAGAGCCCGTCGGACATGGAGTTCTCTACCGGCACCGAGTCGGCCATGCAGGTACGCCAGATGGCGCCGCTGCCGCCGATGGATGTACCCGGCAATGCGCCGACCACCGACGCGCCCGTGGTGCAAAGCCAGATGGCGGCCACCCCGGTAATTGTGAGCCCACGGCCATGA